Proteins found in one Triticum aestivum cultivar Chinese Spring chromosome 4D, IWGSC CS RefSeq v2.1, whole genome shotgun sequence genomic segment:
- the LOC100049036 gene encoding tubulin alpha-3 chain, whose amino-acid sequence MRECISIHIGQAGIQVGNACWELYCLEHGIQPDGQMPGDKTVGGGDDAFNTFFSETGAGKHVPRAVFVDLEPTVIDEVRTGTYRQLFHPEQLISGKEDAANNFARGHYTIGKEIVDLCLDRIRKLADNCTGLQGFLVFNAVGGGTGSGLGSLLLERLSVDYGKKSKLGFTVYPSPQVSTSVVEPYNSVLSTHSLLEHTDVAVLLDNEAIYDICRRSLDIERPTYTNLNRLVSQVISSLTASLRFDGALNVDVNEFQTNLVPYPRIHFMLSSYAPVISAEKAYHEQLSVAEITNSAFEPSSMMAKCDPRHGKYMACCLMYRGDVVPKDVNAAVATIKTKRTIQFVDWCPTGFKCGINYQPPSVVPGGDLAKVQRAVCMISNSTSVVEVFSRIDHKFDLMYAKRAFVHWYVGEGMEEGEFSEAREDLAALEKDYEEVGAEFDEGEDGDEGDEY is encoded by the exons ATGAGGGAGTGCATCTCGATCCACATCGGCCAGGCCGGCATCCAGGTCGGGAACGCGTGCTGGGAGCTCTACTGCCTCGAGCATGGCATTCAG CCTGATGGACAGATGCCTGGTGACAAGACCGTTGGGGGAGGTGATGATGCTTTCAACACCTTCTTCAGTGAGACTGGTGCTGGGAAGCATGTTCCCCGTGCTGTCTTTGTTGATCTTGAGCCCACTGTGATTGATGAGGTGAGGACTGGCACCTATCGCCAGCTCTTCCACCCTGAGCAGCTTATCAGTGGCAAGGAGGATGCAGCCAACAACTTTGCCCGTGGTCACTACACCA TTGGCAAGGAGATTGTTGACCTATGCCTTGACCGTATCAGGAAGCTTGCAGACAACTGCACTGGTCTCCAGGGATTCCTTGTCTTCAACGCTGTTGGAGGTGGAACTGGCTCTGGCCTTGGTTCTCTCCTCCTTGAGCGTCTCTCTGTTGACTATGGAAAGAAGTCCAAGCTTGGGTTCACAGTGTACCCATCTCCTCAGGTCTCCACCTCTGTTGTTGAGCCATACAACAGTGTCCTGTCCACCCACTCTCTCCTTGAGCACACTGATGTGGCTGTCCTTCTTGACAATGAGGCCATCTATGACATCTGCCGCCGCTCCCTTGACATTGAGCGCCCAACATACACCAACCTCAACAGGCTCGTTTCTCAG GTCATCTCATCCCTGACTGCTTCCCTGAGGTTTGATGGTGCTCTGAATGTTGATGTGAACGAATTCCAGACCAACCTGGTGCCCTACCCAAGGATCCACTTCATGCTTTCCTCCTACGCCCCAGTCATCTCAGCTGAGAAGGCTTACCATGAGCAGCTCTCTGTCGCTGAGATCACCAACAGCGCCTTCGAGCCATCCTCCATGATGGCCAAGTGTGACCCCCGCCACGGCAAGTACATGGCCTGCTGTCTCATGTACCGTGGTGATGTTGTGCCCAAGGATGTCAACGCCGCTGTGGCCACCATCAAGACGAAGCGCACCATCCAGTTTGTGGACTGGTGCCCCACTGGTTTCAAGTGTGGTATCAACTACCAGCCACCCAGCGTCGTCCCAGGCGGTGACCTTGCCAAGGTCCAGAGGGCTGTCTGCATGATCTCCAACTCCACCAGCGTTGTCGAGGTCTTCTCCCGCATTGACCACAAGTTCGACCTCATGTACGCCAAGCGTGCCTTTGTCCACTGGTACGTGGGTGAGGGCATGGAGGAGGGAGAGTTCTCTGAGGCCCGTGAGGATCTCGCTGCCCTGGAGAAGGACTATGAAGAAGTTGGCGCTGAGTTCGACGAGGGTGAGGATGGTGATGAGGGTGATGAGTACTAG